In Bombina bombina isolate aBomBom1 chromosome 6, aBomBom1.pri, whole genome shotgun sequence, a single genomic region encodes these proteins:
- the PMCH gene encoding pro-MCH encodes MVKMISLAYPLILSLSILSQGFLFSVSKSIRKSENDDMLLDTITLRKAFRSGDSVDKSAGSPNEHYKTADNNIINDEDERSLKTIGPQHNFFSHDGLSLNPGMKQMPYLALKSSLNHPDTEDQIIDLTQERRDLGEEETAGKIPVGRRDFDILVTSFKALLTSEWL; translated from the exons ATGGTAAAAATGATTAGCTTAGCCTACCCACTAATATTATCCTTGTCTATTTTATCTCAAGGTTTTCTTTTTTCAGTCTCAAAGTCAATCAGAAAATCAGAGAATGATGACATGTTGCTAGATACTATCACGTTAAGAAAAGCTTTTAGGAGTGGGGATTCTGTAGACAAATCAGCGGGCAGCCCTAACGAGCATTACAAAACTGCTGACAACAATATCATCAACGATGAAGATGAAAGAAGCTTAAAG ACTATTGGTCCCCAACACAATTTCTTCAGTCATGATGGCCTTTCGCTGAATCCTGGAATGAAGCAGATGCCGTATTTGGCACTTAAAAGTTCATTAAATCATCCAGACACTGAAGATCAAATTATTGATCTAACGCAGGAAAGGAGAGATCTTGGGGAAGAAGAAACTGCTGGAAAAATTCCCGTAGGAAGAAGAGATTTTGATA TACTGGTGACTTCCTTCAAGGCATTGTTAACCAGTGAGTGGTTATAA